The Canis lupus familiaris isolate Mischka breed German Shepherd unplaced genomic scaffold, alternate assembly UU_Cfam_GSD_1.0 chrUn_S1579H1768, whole genome shotgun sequence genome segment TTGTTTCAACAAAGGCCCTCGGCGAGTTCTGCTGGGATTCCGCTTCTGTGGATAGCATTATGtgacacataaattaaaaaaaaaaatctgggcactTTAGGGTATACTGTGCACTAATTTATACAGTCTATTGCTAACTAACCATTTCTTTATTGGACTACAACTTTCCTTTGCAAATACTGAGTTCTGTCTCAGTCCCTACTCTGTCCAGGCCTTACTTCTAATTCATGCGCTCAAACAAATCTTTGCTGAGCTTCTACTAAATATACTCCTAGCTGACATGAAGCTTGTGAGTTTGAAGTGGAATTAACTGTTTGCAAAAGGCAGCTGTATGCCAGTCAGTCTTTCTACCAGAAGCGGCCAATGCTCTCCCATTAGTCCTTGGGTGTTCTTCAGTATTTAATTGTCCTCTTTCTGAAATTATCCTCTTTCTGAGAAGTGACTTATGACTTCCTGTACTGTATTCTTGGAATGGAACCTTTCCAAGCCTGCACCCTCCCTGAGTGGCTTTGTATCCCATACCCCTGGGGCTTTTTTCATGGTCCTACTACCCTGCTGGATGACTCGTGTATAAAGCTCTGTTTTCCAATGACTAGGAAGCTTTAATGATGAGCAGAGACTGCATCTGCCTTGTTTACTGTCCTATTTCTAGCTGTAGCagagtgcctagcatatagtagtTACTTTAATTGCATGAGTGAAAGGACAAGCAGTGCATAATTACATGCCAGTTACCtacaaaaagcatttaatattctAGGAATTCAAAAATTATCTAGGAATTCAAAAGCTATCACATGTTTATGTACTGAGAGTGTtgggaggaaataagaaaaaattgaacTGGATTTTGAGAGTTAAGGATTTGGATAAATAGAGCAAAGAAGAGAGGgtatttcaaatgagaaaacagaaacatagggAAGCATAAGATGCAATCAAAAGACCTTGAATTTACCAATTATCAGTAACTAAAGATATAATATTaaggaaaagtaataaagtaagCATTAATTTAACTCTTCAGTTTATATCTGATACTGCAAAGTAACTGTTATTCAACACAATAttgcttacatttattttatagttgtCAGTTGTTTCTGATGTGTTATCTTtaccttttgtccttttttgggGGAATACTCTTTTatccatgtatttaatttttactgaagtataaatgATATACAAGATAATATTAAGGTAtatatcatagtgatttgatatttttacatgTTACAAAATGATCCCCATGATAAATCTGCTTGTCATCTCCCACTATGTGAAGTTAatacaatactattgactatattccctatgtagtacattacatccccatgacttatttcttttataactggaagtttgtgccatTTAATCCACTTCACCACATTTACCTGTTTCCCCCATCAACTCGTATCCCCTCTGGTAGCCTATAGTTTGTTTCTTGTACCTATGAGTCtgcttgttttgtgttgtgtttttagagttcacatataagagaaatcataaagtttttctcttcttctgtctgacatatttcacttagtgtaatagcACTgatctaagtccatccatgttgttgcaaatggaaagatgtcattcatttttgtggttgagtaatattctgttggaTATacctaccacatcttctttcttcattcatctatcaCTGGACCATTaggctgcttccacatcttggctgttgtaaataatgttgcagtaaacctAGGGtgcatatatttcttcaaattggtgtgttcattttctttggataaataagtgaaattgctggatcatatgataattctaaatttaattttttgaagaacctctaaaatgttttccatagtggctgcaccaatataCATTCCTCCCAACAGTGCGTTggaattcccttttctccacagactccaacacttgctgtttttgtatttttgaaagttaatCTGGCTGGagtgatttgcatttttccctgatgttgagtgacGTTGAGCACCTTTCCATATGCCTGTTAGctatgtttgtcttctttgggaagaTGTCTATTGAAGTTCTCTACTcgtttttaaatcagattgctttttaaatattcagttgtataaattctttctgtattttggatgttaactccttattgaatatatgatgtgcaaatatctccccccatttggtaggttgcctttttgttttgttgatggtttccttcactgtgcaaaagatttttactttgatgtaatttcatttgtttgtgttaaCCTTCGTTCTCCTTCCCTGAGGAGGCTGGTccaaaaaaatgttgctaagatgAATGTCAAAAGTTTATCGcctgcattttcttctaggagttttatggtttcaggtcctacattcaggtctttagtccattttgaatttattttttgtatatggtagtAAGATAGTGGttaaatttcattcttctacatgtggctgtccaattttcccaaaattatttcctgaagagaatgtcttctccattgtgtgttcttgcctcctttgtcatagattaattgaccataaatatgtggatttatttccagggtctctatttcattgacctaagggtttttgtgtcagtaccatatgttttgattactatagtttgaaattagggaccattatgcctccagctttgttctgtgtcaagattattttggctattttgagtctttcatggtttcatacaaattttaaggattctttgttctagttatgTGCAGAGTGTCACCAGTATATTGATgggaattgtattgaatctgtagattcctttgagtagcatagacattgtaacaatattaattcttccaatccttccaatccatagcacagtatatctttccatttattgtgttgtcctcagtttcttttttcagtattttatagttttaaggatacaagtttttcacctccttgattaaatttatccctaagcttttttttttattttgatgcagttgtaaatgagattgcatcattaattctttttctcatagTTACTAGTGTAGGGAGAAGAAACACAATGAATTTCTCCGTAtgctaattttgtatcctataactttaTGAAATTCACTTATTAGCTCTAATAATTTTTTGGAGTCCTTAGggctttctatatatagtgtaatgccatctgcaaataacgacagttttacttcttcattttcaattttctgcgttttttaattatctaattgctatggctaggacttttaATACCATATTGAATGAAAGTGACAAGgttgggcatccttgtcttgtttctgatctttgaggaaaaccttcagttttcaccactgagtataatgttaactgtgggtttgacatatatggcctttattacgttgagatatatttcttttatacacactttgttgagacttttttttatcataaatggaagttgaattttatgatatgcttTTTCTACACCTgttgagaaaaatcatatgatgtttattcttcattttgttgatgtgggTACATCATGTTGATTTGTGAGTGTCGAACCATTCTtccatccctgaaataaatcccatttgattataATGCATTCTCCTTTTAACGTGTGTTGAAttaggtttgctaatattttgttgagggttttcatatctgtgttcatcagagactCTGGCATGtgatttctttttgtgtgatGTCTTTGGATTTGATATCAGGGCAGTGCTAGCcacttaaaatgaatttggaagccttcctttctcttcagttcTTTTTAGGGGGAGAGGAATAATTTGAGAGTTATAGGGCTTTAACTATTTGGTATAACCATCAGTGAAGCTGTCCAGTCCTTGTTTTGGGagtttttattcctaattcattttcattattcatcatTGACCACTAagatcttatttaaaacaaataattttgaagattttatttatttgagagagagagagagagagagagaccacacaaacagagggagaaagagggagagaaaaagcaggctccctgctgaggagggagctggaTATTGGTTTCATACCCAGTaccctggaatcctgacctgagctgaaggcagatgtttaattgactgagccacccaggcatccctataattgACCTACTAAGGTCTTCTGTATCTTCATGATTCAGTGTTGGAAGATTGTGCATTTTgaggaatttatcctttttttttctaggtcttcCAGTATGGTTATGTATAATTGTTTCTGGCCATCTCttatagtgtttttgtattttgtggtgTCACGTGTAACAtcctctacatttcttttttattttcttcaattttttttttaaatttatgatagtcagagagagagagagagagagagagagagagagagagaggcagagacacaggcagatggagaagcaggctccatgcaccaggagcctgacgtgggatttgatcccgggtctccaggatcgcgccccgggccaaaggcaggcgccaaaccgctgcgccacccagggatcccaagattttatttatttattcatgagagacacaagcagagggtgaagcaggctccacgcagggagcccgatgtgggactcgatcctgggtctctaggatcatgccctgagccaaaggcaggtggaaAACCACTGAGCCGCTTGGCCTGCCCTTCCTCTACATTTCTGGTTGTATTTGTGCCCTCTTTCTTTTTGAGGATTATGGCTAGTTTATAGgctttgtttatcctttcaaagaaccaggtcttGGTTTTATGGATCTTGTCTATTGTGCATAtcgattttgtttgtttgcttgtttctacttttttttgttgttgttgttcttgttgttttgtttgggtggggtttttttttttaagtctctggttcatttactttttctgtgatcttttttcttttttttccttttttatttttttttttttaaaataataaatttattttttattggtgttcaatttgccaacatacagaataacacccagtgctcatcccgtcaagtgccccctcagtgcccgtcacccattcacccccaccccccgccatcctccccttccaccacccctagttcatttcccagagttaggagtcttcatgttctgcctccctttctgatatttcctacccatttcttctcctttcccttctattcactttcagtattatttatattccccaaatgaatgagaccatataatgttgtccttctccgattgacttatttcactcagcataataccctccagttccatccacgttgaagcaaacggtgggtatttgtcatttctaatggctgagtaatattccattgttacatagaccacatcttctttatccattcatctttcgatggacaccgaggctccttccacagttaggctattgtggacattgctgctagaaacatcggggtgcaggtgtcccgccCTTTCATTTCATCTGTacccttggggtaaatccccagcagtgcaattgctgggtcgtagggcaggtctatttttaactctttgaggaacctccacacagttttccagagtggctgcaccatttcacattcccaccaacagtgcaagagggttcccttttctctacatcctctccatcatttgtggtttcctgtcttgttaattttccccatcctcactggtgtgaggtggtatctcattgtggttttgatttgtatttccctgatggcaagtgatgcacagcattttctcatgtgcgtgttagccatgtctatgtcttcctctgtgagatttctcttcatgttttttgcccatttcatgattggattgtttgtttctttggtgttgagtttaataagttctttatagatcttggaaattagcccttcatctgatacgtcatttgcaaatatcttctcccattctgtaggttgtcttttagttttgttgactgtatcctttgctgtgcaaaagcttcttatcttgatgaaatcccaatagttcattttttgcttttgtttcttttgcctttgtggatgtatcttgcaagatgttactgtggccaagttcaaaacgggtgttgcctgtgttctcctctaggattttgatggaatcttgtctcacatttagatctttcatccatttgggtttatctttgtgtatggtgaaagagagtggtctagtttcattctactgcatatggatgtccaattttcccagcaccatttactgaagagactgtctttcttccagtggatagtctttctccTTTGTCGAAtaatagttgaccataaagttgagtgtccacttctgggttctctattctgttcccctgatctatgtgtctgtttttctgccaataccacactgtcttgatgaccacagctttgtagtacaacctgaaatctggcattgtgatgcccccagatatggttttcttttttaaaattcccctggcttttcggggtcttttctgattccacacaaattgtaaaataatttactctaactctctgaagaaagtccatggtattttgatagggattgcattaaatgtgtaaattgccctaggtaacattgacattttcacaatattaattctgccaatccatgagcatggaatatttttccatctctttgtgtcttcctcaatttctttcagaagtgttctatagtttttagggtgttGTTaggtgtagatcctttacctctttggtgaggtttattcctaggtatcttatgcttttggttgcaattgtaaatgggattgactccttaatttccctttcttcagtctcattgttagtgtatagaaacgtcactgacttctgggaattgattttgtatcctgccacgctgccaaattgctgtatgagttctagcaatcttggggtggaggcttttggggtttctatgtagagtatcatgtcatcggtgaagagggagtgtttgacttcttctttgccaatctgaatgcctttaatatttttgttgtctgattgctgaggctaggacttccagtactatcttgaatagcagtggtgggcGTGGTCATCCTGTcttggtcctgatcttaggggaaaggctcccagtgattccccattgagaattatatttgctgtgtgcttttcgtagatggcttttaagatgttgaggaattttCCCTCTCTCACaacactctgaagtgttttgatcaggaatggccGCTgtgttttgtaaaatgctttcactgcatctaatgagaggatcatacggttcttggcttttctcttgctgatatgataatctcattgattgttttatgagtgttgtactagccttgtgtcccgggaataaatcctacttggtcacggtgaataattttcttaaggtactgctggatcctattggctagtatcttgttgagaatttttgcatccatgttcatcagggatattggtctgtaattctcctttttggtggggtctttgtctgcttttgaaattaaggtgatgctggcctcatagaacgaatttggatgtactccatctctttctatctttccaatcagctttagtagaatagacatggtttcttctttaaacgtttgatagaattcccctgggaagccatctggccctggacttttgtgtcttgggttttgatgactgcttcgatttcctccctgattattggcctgttcatgttttctatttcttcctgttccagttttggtagtttgtggctttccagaaatatgtccatttcttctagattgcctgatttattggcatatagctgttcataatatgtttttaaaatcttttgtatttccttggtgttggtagtgatctctcctttctcattcatgattttattaatttgagtcttctctcttttcttttaaagggtgaataatggtttatctatgttattcattctttcaaagaaccaactcctggttttgtttgatctgttccacagttcttctggtctcgatttcgttgagttctgctcgaatctttattaactctcttctgctgggtgtaggatctatttgctgtttttttttttttctctaggtcctttaggtgtaaggtttgcttttgtatttgagttctttccagctttgGATGGCTGCtagtattgtgatgtatttccccctcaggactgcttttggtgtatcccaaaggttttaaatggtagtatcttcattctcattagtttccatgaatctttttaatttctccttaatttcctggttgaccctttcatcttttagcaggatggtccttaacctccacgtgtttgaagtccttccaaacttcttgttgtgatttagttctaatttcaaggcatcatggtctgagaatatgcaggggacgatcccaatctttgggTATCGGCTCAGatccaatttgtgacccagtatgtggtctattctggagaaagttccatgtgcacttgagaagaatgtattttcagttgagtttggatgtaaagttctgtagatatctgtgaaatccatctggtccagtgtatcatttaaagctctcgtttctttggcgATGTTGTGTTTAGGAaactatcaagtgtagaaagcgctagattgaagtcacaaagtataagtgtattattatctaagtacgtcttcactttggttattaattgattgatatatttggcagcttccacattcgcggcatatatattgaggattgttaagtcctcttgttggatagatcctttaattatgatatggtgtccctcttcatctctcactgtgGTCTTCGGGGTACGTTTTAGTTTATcggatataaggatggctacccctgctttcttttgaggaccattgaatggtaaatggttctccaaccttttattttcaggctgtaggtgtccttctgtctaaaatgagtctcttgtagacagcaaatagaaatagataggtcctgcttttttatccagtctgacagcctgcaccttttgatggggtcattaagcccgttcacgttcagagttactattgaaagatatgagtttagtgtcatcatgatacttattcagtccctgtttttgtggattgttccagtggacttcttcttaaaggggaattttgagagtccccttaaaatttcttgcagagctggtttggaggtcacatattctttcagttcctgcctgtcttggaagctctttctttctccttccattctgattgagatccttgctggataaagtattctcggttgcatgttttctcatttaggaccctgactatatcctgccagccctttctggcttgccaggtctctgtggagaggtctgcagttactctaatactcctccccataaaagtcagggatttcttgtctcttgctgctttaaggatcttctctttatctttggaatttgcaagcttcaccattaaatgtcgaggtgttgaacagtttttattcatttcagggggtggaatctctctatttcctggatatgaatgcctgtttcccttcccagattagcaaagttttcagatatgatttgttcaaatacatattctgggcctctgtcacatttggcgccctctggaaccccaacgaaacgtaggtttttcttcctcaggctgtcatttatttcccttaatctatcctcatggtcctttacttgtttgtcttttttcctcagtttccctctttgccatcaacttgtcttctatgtcactcactcgttcttctaccttttaaccctcatcattagaacttctagtttggattgtgtctcattcaattgatttttaatttctgcctgattagctctaaattctgcagtcatgaagtctcttgagtcctttttgcttttttctagagctaccagtagctttataaatgcttctgaattggctttctgacattgaattgtaatccagattttgtaactctatgggagagaggatgtttctgattctttcttttgaggtgaggttttccttctagtcattttgctcagtgcagagtgcccaaaaacatgttgtattgggaaaaggagaaaaagagaggagagaaacgagaaagaaaaaagaaaaagaagaaagaaaaaaggaagaaaaaaaaggaagaaaaagagaagaaaaagaaaaaaagaaaggaaaaaaggggtgggggaagcaaacagaaataaaaaataacaacaacaacaacaacaaaacaagggggagtatcgtctgattctgtatcctgcaagTCGCTTGTCTtaccctggaactttccagtgctgcttggtcaataacttgtttttcccctgtccttctcgctggtcttctgggggagggtctattgtgctgattttcagttgttagcacttgggggagctgctcaaccccctgcctggtgcagggctcagtgggggttgtttaccccgtgaggccccattGCGCAGGCACCAGCGAGGGGCTCCCAGCGTGCACTGGGCTCGAGCGCGGTCCCCCGGACTGACGGCCAGCCGACCCTGCGGACAGACGGGCCACAAAGCATGTCGCCCTGCGCCTGCTGAACCGCGAGCGCCCGAGGATGTCAGCGCTGAGGAAGGTGCgagccgcgggggccgcgggcggggcggcaGGGACCCCGAGCTGCCGGGGTGACCGGTGACAGGTGGGGCTGCGGGCGAGCTGCACTTGCTGCAGGCTACCGCTGCCTCGAGCGCCAGGGGACCCGCGCCACAGGTGGCatccggggcggggcctgcgcgccgggggggcgggggagcggtgGGGCGGAAGGACCCCCGGACGACAGGGCGCGGCGCTGCCTGGGCTCCCCGGTGCGGGTGTGGCCCCTCCCCAGGTGCCTCCGCACTCAGGCCAGCCCCAGCGTGGGGGCCTCGGGTCGACCAGTGCGCAGGCGCCGGCGGGGGCTCCCAGCGTGCACTGCGCTCGAGCGCGGTCCCCCGGACTGAAGGCCAGCCCTGATGGAGACGGGCCGTGTGCCCTGTCGCCCTGCGCCTGCTGAACTCCGAGCGCCCGAGGATGTCTGCGCTGAGGAAGGTGCGGGCCGCGGGCAGGGACCCGAGCTGCAGGGGTGACCGTTCGTGGGGCTGCGCGGCGGCCTGGTGCCTCGCTGGCGGTGCTTCCCGGACCCTGCCCTCCCGGGGCGTGGGTGCGGCGCGGACTGTTCCGGGCAAGGCGGGCTGGAGGAGCGGGGGCCTGAGGAGGGGGCGGCGTCCGGCTCCCGCGCGGCAGCGGcgagggcccaggggcccaggcggAAGCGGCTCGTGTTCAGCGCCAGCGGCGGACAGACGGTCCCTGGACAGCTCGAGAGCCTCCGTCCACGTCGCACGAGGCAGCTAGTGTCGGGTCCGTCCTCCGGATGCGGGGCACCGCCCCTGGGGGGACGCGCGCTACCTTCGCTTCGCCCTGGCACCGGCTGCGCAGAGGCGCTGGGACCTTGTTGCGTCCAGCGAGCAGCACGCGCCCAGGCTAACGGCCGCCTAGGGCGCCCGCCGAGCCCGCGCCACAGGTGGCATTCGGGGCGGGGACTGCCGCGGCTGCGGGGTGGCGGAGGCGCGGCGCTTGCTGGCCCTTCCCAGGTGCCTCCGCGCGCCGGCCGGCAGCGcgccaggagggggaggggagaggaggaggggggctcAGAGCgggggggatggagagaggggggGAGCGGCGGGAGGACGGgtggcggggcggcggcggcggcggccccgcggaTTGTCGGCTGGCCGTGCGGATGGACGGACGGGCCACAAAGCATGTCGCCCTTCGCCTGCTGAACTCAGAGCGCTCGAGGATGTCGGCGCTGAGGAAGGTGCGAgccgccggggccgcgggcgggggcgggcagggaCCCGAGCAGCAGGGGCCACGGTCGCGGGCTGCACGCGGCGGCCTCCTCCCTCGCCCGGGCTGGTGCCTCGCTGGCGGGGCCTCCCGGACCACCGCTGCCGGGGCGTGGGTGCGGCGCAGACTGCGATGGGCTGGTTTTCATGATCTCCTAGTACTtatctgttgctttttaaaattttttccttgttgatggTTTTGAAAAGCCATAGTTTAAATATCGGGGCcgtataattaaaaagaaatcgaTTATCTTCAGAAGTTGATTTTTTagatggttttctattttatttgtaaaaggttttacttattgatttgtgagagagacagagagaggcagagacacaggcagagggagaagcaggctccccataggaagcccaatgtggggctgggtcctgggccagaatca includes the following:
- the LOC119878400 gene encoding basic proline-rich protein-like, which gives rise to MLCGPSVHPHGQPTIRGAAAAAAPPPVLPPLPPSLHPPRSEPPSSSPLPLLARCRPARGGTWEGPASAAPPPPRSRGSPRPECHLWRGLGGRPRRPLAWARAARWTQQGPSASAQPVPGRSEGSARPPRGGAPHPEDGPDTSCLVRRGRRLSSCPGTVCPPLALNTSRFRLGPWALAAAAREPDAAPSSGPRSSSPPCPEQSAPHPRPGRAGSGKHRQRGTRPPRSPTNGHPCSSGPCPRPAPSSAQTSSGARSSAGAGRQGTRPVSIRAGLQSGGPRSSAVHAGSPRRRLRTGRPEAPTLGLA